One Anaerolineae bacterium genomic window, CGCTGGCTGTAGGACCGGCGGCGTTCACGGGCGGTGTGGCGTGGTGGGCTCACGTAGGCGGGTTCGTGGCCGGTATGATTTTAGGGCCTATCCTGCGGCCTCGCTGGCGGCGCCGGCCGCCCTGGGTGTACATATACTATTACCGCTAAAAGATCGCCTACAGAGGCATTCCCTCCCAAGGAGGCTCGTGTGTTCGGGCAGCCAGATGTCGCTCATTCGGGGCAGGATTATGAGGTCTTAGCCAAGGTTCGCGATCGCTTGTATCGGTTCAATCCGATCCGCGAGGTGGGCGCGCCCGTGGGCATCGAAGTACGAGAAGGAGTGGTCACGCTCAGTGGATGGGTGAAGACCTTCTCTCACAAGAAGATGGCCGAACGATTGGCCGCCGAGACTGAGGGAGTGCGGGAGGTGCGCAATCAGCTCTTCTGCGATGATGAGCTGATCCCGGCAGTCGCGCGCGCCCTCGCTGAGGACCCGCGGACGGTTCACAATTTCCCAGGGGTACAGGTGGCCTCCTATCTGGGCCATGTGATCCTGACCGGATTCGTGGCCAATCAGGAGGAGTGGGATATCGCAGATGACGTGGTGGCACACGTGCCCGGCGTGCGCAGCGTGGACAACCGCTTGCACATTGCGCCGGCGGAGCTGGAACGGCTGCAAAGGTGATCGGTGGAGATATCAGGTCTCCGCCTCATTGCCAGGGGCACGATAGACGACCTGCCCCCCTAGGATAGTCACTTCAATCCGAGTCGATAGAATCTCCTCCGCTGGGCACGCCGTGATGTCCCGGGACAACACGACCATATCGGCCAGTTTGCCAGGCGTGAGCGTCCCTTTAATCGCCTCCTCACCGGAGGCATAGGCTGCGCCCAGGGTGTACGCCCGCACCGCCTCTATCACTGTGATCCGCTCCTGGGGCTGCCAGCCATTGGGGCCAGGGGTGCCATCGGGTCGGCGTCGCGTCACCGCCGCGTAGATGCCGGCCAACACGTCGAATGGCTCCACTGGCGCATCTGATCCGAATGCCAGGCGTGCTCCCGTATCCAGCAGGCTGCGCCAGGCATAAGCCAATCGGCAGCGCTCCGGCCCCCAAAAGCGCTCGGCGGCCAACATATCCGATGTAGCGTGAACGGGCTGCATCGAGGCGATCACATCGAGCTGCGCCAGCCGGGGCAGGTCCGCCGGGTGAAGCACCTGGACATGCTCGATGCGATGGCGCAGGCGACGTCGGCTGTTTATCTCCTCATCCCGCCGTACGGCTTCCAGCACGTCCAAAATGTTGCGGTTGGCGCGATCGCCGATGGCGTGCACGCTGACTGATAGCCCGGCGCGGCTAGCCTGCAAAGCCTGTTCCAGCATCTCCTTTTTGTCCATAACCGGTACACCGCGGTTGTCGGGTTCCCCGATGTAGGGCTCCAGCATATCAGCAGTACGGGAGCCCAGCGCGCCATCCATGAAGAACTTTACTCCGCCAATGCGTATCCATTCATCACCGAACCCCGACTGCACACCGGCCTGAACAAAAGTCTCCAGGCGGGAGGCCGGCACGTGTTGGCAGACGCGCAGTCCCAGCTCCCCGGCGCGGCGTAGCTCCTGGAACGCCCGAAACGCCATCATGTCGTCAGTGTCATGGATTTCGTGGATGCTGGTCAGCCCAGCCGCCCAGGCCAGCGGTTGTGCCTCGCGTATGGCAGCAATCATCTCACTTAACGTCGGCGAGGGCACGGCGCGCTGAACCAATTGGACCGCGGATTCGGACAGGATGCCAGTGGGCTCGCCGGTGATCGGATCGCGTACGATACGGCCACCAGGTGGATCGGGGGTTTCCGCGGTCACGCCAGCCAGACGCAGCGCTAAGGTATTGACCCAGATCGAGTGATGATCGTGAGAGTGGAGCATGACCGGGTGTTGAGGAGCTATCGCGTCCAGCATTTGGCGGGTGGGCCAGGCCGCGCCCGGCCAAGCGTTGCGATCAAACCCGCCGCCCAGAATCCACGTCCCTGGCGGAATCTGCGCGGCTTGCTCGGCGACCCTGGCCATCGCCTGTTCAGGCGAGGAGGCATCGGAGAGGTCCACTTGCTGCTGATGCAGCGCCCACCAAGCGAAGTGAATATGCGCATCAATGAAGCCAGGGAAGACAGCCTCTCCACGTACGTTGAGGAGTTGGGTATGTTGATAGCGCAGATGCAGAATCTCGGAATCCGAGCCGACGGCTAGGATCCGATCCCCGAGGGTGGCCACGGCTGTGGCAAACGGCAAGGCCGGGTCCATCGTGTACACACGGCCGTTGAAGAGGATCAAGTCGGCTTGACAGGGACTCATTGGACTCTCTCCTAGCTCTTACCTTACCAGCCGCTCGTACAGCGCCTGAAGCTCCTCTTCCGAGTAGAAGTAGATCACCAGCCGGCCACCCTGTCCTGAGCGGGAGAGGCTCACTCGAGTACCTAACGCCATGCGTAGCTGCTCTTCGAGTGCCTGCGTCTCCAATGCCCATGGGGCGTCTTCTGGCTCCGGATCGGCTTCGACCTGGGCGGCTGTCAACATCCGCCGCACCAGCTCCTCCGTCTGGCGCACGTTGTATTTACGGCGAAGGACCAGATCGAGGGCGGTCACCTGCGATGGTTCGTCCGGCAGGCCCAGCAGCGCACGGGCGTGGCCCTCGCTGATCTGGCCGGCCCCCAGCGCCTCCTTCACTGGCTCTGCCAGGTGGAGCAACCGCACCGAGTTGGCCACTGCGGCTCGGCTTTTACCCACCCGGGCTGCTACCTGTTCCTGGGTCAGGCCAAACTCGTCCATCAGCGTGCGATACGCAGCCGCCTCTTCCAATGGGTTCAGATCGGCGCGCTGGATGTTCTCCACTAGGGCCAATTCTAGCATCGCCTGAGGTGTGGCCTCTCGTATGATTACAGGCACCTCATCTAGCCCGGCCAGTTTAGCCGCTCGCCAGCGACGCTCTCCCGCAATTAACGTGTAAGCCACATCGGCGCCGAGCGGTGCCCTGGTGACGATCAGCGGCTGGATCAGCCCATGCTCACGGATGGATGCGGCCAACTCGGCCAGCATGCCCGGATCGAGAGAGTGGCGGGGTTGACGTGGATTGGGGCCGATAGCGTCGATCGGCACCTGGATCACACCGGTTTCCGTCAAATCCGCTGAAGTAGAAGTGAAGCCGATCAGGGCATTCAGGCCTCGTCCCAGGCCACGCTTTGCGCTCATCGTTCACCTCCCTGTGACAGCACTTCGGGGGACGTCGGCAAAGATTCACAGGTGTCTAACCGGCCAGCGCGAGCGAGGATCTCCTGAGTTAAGGCTGCATAGGCGATTGCGCCGGCAGAGCTGGGAGCATACGTCAGGATCGGCTCGCCATAGCTGGGGGCCTCTCCTAAACGCACGTTGCGAGGGATCACCGTAGCAAAGGTTTGCTGTGGGAAGTGGCGGCGCATTTCGTCCACTACTTGCTGGGAAAGGTTCGTGCGGGCATCGTACATGGTCAGGACCATACCGGCGATACGCAATTGCGGATTGAGCCGTTCGCGCACTAACCGGATGGTCTCTAGAAGCCTGGTCAGCCCCTCTAAGGCCAGGTACTCACATTGCACGGGGATGATCACGCCGTCCTGCGCTGCGACGAGCCCGTTAACCGTCAGAAGTCCTAAGCTGGGCGGGCTGTCTATCAGGATGAAATCGAAACCGGCCATGACGGGTGACAGCGCCCTGGCCAGCAATCGCTCTCGGCCTGCGATCTCCACCATTTCCACCTCTGCGCCAGCCAACGCCGGTGTAGCAGGGGCCACCATCAGGCGAGGGCGCTTTGTTGAGACGATCACCTCGGCTAAGGATGTGTCGCCCATCAACGCGTGATAGACTGAACGCGCAGAATGCGAGAGGACGATCCCTAGGCTGCTAGTGGCATTTGCTTGCGGGTCTATGTCCACCAGCAGGACGCGATAGCCGGCAGCGGCCAGATAAGCGCCCACGTTAACAACAGTGGTGGTCTTGCCCACACCCCCCTTTTGGTTGGCAAAAGCGTAGATAGTGGTCATATGGGATGTTGAGCTAGCCAGGTTTCCACCATTTCACGCGTCGGGATGCCGGTCACACCAGGGGCTTCCACGGAGAAAGAGGCAACGACATTTGCAAAGCGGGCAGAGAGCAGCGGATCACCCGTTTCCTCCAGTCGGATGAGAAAAGCAGCCGTAAAGACATCGCCGGCCCCGGTGGGGTCCACCTCATTGGCCGGCCGCGGTGGGATCGGATAAGCCTCCCCGCGCCAATATACCGTGCAGCCCCGCCAGGCAGCAGTCAGTACCACGATCTCAGTATGTTTTTTGTATTCTTCTAGCGGGGAGAAATCCCCACCCAGGTCCTCCTCGCTTAACACCAGGACGCGAACGGCCTTCAAGATGGACTCGGCCTGGTCCCATCGCTGGGGGTAAACGCGCCCAGAGCTATCCCAGCGGCGTAGCCATCCTTGAGGAACGACTCCCACCAGCGAGTGGGGGAAGGCCGCTGCCAGACCTGGGTCCACTTCCTGTGCGACTGGCCCCAATAGGACGATACGTGGGCGAAGCCACTGCGGTGGGACATCGGCGACGGTAATAGGAGCGGCCACGTCGCTCACGAATTGCAGACGGTGGCCACCTTGGTAGATGTTGCGAAAGGTGGTGGTGCTAGTGGAGGGGAGCACCCGCACCTCTATGCCGTGATAAAGCCCATTTTGCGAGACGAAGGGCTCAGACCGAGTCAAGACGGCGGTTCGCCGGCCCAAACGATGGGCGGTGAGGGAGGCATACGTCGCCGTACCACCGAGGGTAAAGCCCTCTGGCTGTAGATCCTTGGTGATATGCCCAATCACAAGAAAATCCACAGGTGTGTTTCCCTTTCATGCGTTGGCTGTTTTATCGCAGACGCATTGTAGCATGTTATCGAGCGGTTGCCAAAGACCATTTGGATGGCTTGGCTACCTGGCCTGTTCCGCTAGTTTAGTGCTTGGCTCGTTTGCAAGCCAGGGCAAATTGTGGTAAACTAAAAATCGAAGCCCCCATAGCTCAGGTGGATAGAGCGCTGGCCTCCGGAGCCAGGTGCGCAGGTTCGAGTCCTGCTGGGGGTATGGCTTTGCTGGATCAGCGAGCTCGCCACTCACTTCTTGGCGAGCTCGCTGATGTTTTTTGTAAGCGGCGGAGTCGCTAGATCAGGCATGTGCTGCATAATAATCGAGATGGGCCTTGGCCCCTATTTTCAACGCTTGCATGCCCACCGCGCATGATGTAGTATACCGCCGTCTGGCTGAAGTATGTGAACTGCGGAGGGTAAGGCATGGAAGACGGGGATAGGGCGTCGATGAGGATGGGTGGCTGGGAATTACGCATCCTGGAAACGCCAGAGGAAATGCGAGAGGTGGAAGAGCTGCAGCGGCAGGTTTGGCCCGGCAGCGACGCAGACATCGTGCCGGCTCATCTGTTGGTGACAGCTGCACACAACGGCGGGCTCGTCGTGGGCGCGTTTGCCGGAGCTCGTCTGGTGGGTTTTGTCTTTGGCTTCCCTGGCCTTGATACCAGGGTGATCCCACCTCGCCTCAAGCACTGCTCACACATGCTGGGAGTACATCCCGATTACCGCGATGCCGGGATCGGCTTCGCCCTCAAACGCGCCCAGTGGCAAATCGTGCGCCATCAGGGGATAGACCGGGTTACCTGGACTTATGATCCTCTGCTCAGCCGTAACGCCTATCTAAACATCGCCAAGTTAGGCGCGGTGTGCGACACGTATCTGCGGAATGTGTACGGGAAGATGCGAGACGCCATGAACGCCGGCCTCCCCTCCGATCGCTTTCAGGTGGATTGGTGGGTTCATTCCCCACGCGTGGAACAGAGGATGAGCGGCGAATCGCGGCCTCGCCTGGGCTTGGCCCAGTATCTAGAGGCCGGCGCGGCGTTGCTCAACCCGTCGTCATTTCCAGATTCCCCCGTTCCGCCGCCCCCCACTCTCGAGCTGATCTGGAGTCAGGGATGCGAAAGTCGCCTCTCGACCGTGCTTGTGGAGATCCCGTCTGACTTCCTGGCTTTGAAGGCGGCCGATCCCGGCTTGGCCCTGGTCTGGCGGCTGCGCACGCGTGCCCTATTCGAGGCGTTATTCGCCCGGGGTTTCATCGTCACCGACTTCCTCTACGAATCAGGTCCACCACCGCGCAGCCTGTATGTTCTGAGCCTTGGCACCTGTACCATCCTTTGAGACCTAAAATGGCAATGAACTGCATCTGTATCTTGTATCTGACATGTGACCCGGAGCAGCCATGAAGATCGAGCGTGTCGTGCTTTACCACCTCCGCATGCCCTTGCGATCCCCATTTGAGACTTCTTTCGGCTGTATCCACGAGCGTGAGTGCATCCTGCTCGCCGTGCACTCTGAGGGCCTGGTCGGCTATGGCGAGTGCGTGGCCGATCGTAGCCCTGGCTACGCCTATGAGACCACAGGTACCGCTTGGCACATCTTACGCGATTTCCTAGTCCCGGCTATCCTGGGACGGGCTTTGGCCGGCCCAGGGGAGTTTCAACAGCGTGTGGCACACGTACGCGGCCATCCGATGGCCAAAGCCGGCCTCGAGCTGGCCCTGTGGGACCTGCGCGGCCGGCAGGAAGGCCGCCCGCTGCGTGAGCTGCTGGGCGGCCAGCGCGAGCGGGTGGAAGTGGGTGTGTCTGTAGGTATCCAGCCTTCGCCTGAGGCGTTGGTGGATGTGGTGGGCAGGTATCTGGCGCAAGGCTATGGCCGCGTCAAGATCAAGATCAAGCCAGGCCGCGACGTGGCGGACGCTCAGGCTGTGCGCCGCGCCTTTCCCCACATCCGCCTGCAGGTGGACGCCAACTCAGCCTACACGTTGGAGACTGCTAGCACCCTGCGTCCGTTAGACGAGCTCGATCTGCTGTTGATCGAGCAACCATTGGCGGAAGATGACCTGTGGGATCATAGCCGGCTTCAATCGCAGTTCAAAACGCCGCTTTGCCTGGATGAGAGTATCCATTCGTTGCGTCACGCGCGGCAGGCGCTGGAGATGGGAGCCTGCCGTGTGATCAACATCAAGCCAGGGCGGGTAGGCGGGCTGAGCCAGGCCATCGCCATTCATGACCTGTGCCGAGCGCATGGCGTACCAGTCTGGTGCGGTGGGATGCTGGAGACAGGTGTAGGCCGTGCGGCCAACCTAGCACTAGCCAGCCTTCCTGGTTTTACTCTGCCCGGTGATATCTCCGCTACTGATCGCTACTACGAGCAAGACATCACCTATGAACGGTTCATGCTCAACCCGGACAGTACCATCGCCGTGCCATCCGGCCCTGGGTTAGGCGTGACGATAGATTCGGCCGCGCTGAAGCGATTCACGCTGGCCCAAATTGAGATGGGTGGTACAGATTAGCACAGGGTCAGCCATACGAGCCTCCGTCAGCCGGTGCAAATTCGCTTTCCAAGGCCGGCGCATTTGCAAAAGAGTATTGAGTAAAAAAAGCAACGCCTCATCTTTTAAGACATCACAGGAGGTGAGCTTTGGGAATTGATCATCCGATCTTGTTAGGTGTATTGGCGACCATAGGGACTGGCCTGGCGACTGGGGTAGGAGCGTTGCCAGTGCTGTTCACGCGGAACGTGTCAGATCGCCTTTTAGACGGGATGCTGGGCTTTGCAGCCGGTGTGATGTTAGCTGCCACGGCATTCAGCCTGCTTGTGCCAGCTATAGAGCTAGGTGGAGTGTGGGTCACTATTGTTGGCGTGATAGCCGGAGCGCTATTTCTGGACGCCGCTGATCGCATGATTCCGCACATGCATTTTGTATCGGGAAGGGAAGGCCCATCGTCTACATGGCGTCGCGTGTGGTTGCTTATCCTGGCCATCACATTACATAACTTTCCAGAGGGGCTGGCTGTCGGGGTGAGCTTTGGCAGCGGAGACATCACATCAGCTACAATAGTAGCCATCGCCATCGGCCTACAAAACATGCCCGAAGGGTTGGCCGTCGCCTTACCTTTGGTGCGCGAGCGTTATAGTCGATGGCGTGCTCTCGGCTATGCTGCGGCCTCTGGCTTAGCTGAGCCGATTGCCGGCTTGATAGGCGTAGGAGCTGTACATCTGGCTCGGCCTTTCCTCCCCTTTGCCCTCGCTTTTGCGGCTGGTGCCATGCTCTTCGTTGTCAGCGACGAGATCATCCCCGAGACCCATCGGCGAGGCTACGAGCGCGTAGGCACCGGCGGTGTGATTCTAGGGTTTGTGTTGATGATGTTCCTGGACAACGTTTTCAGCTAACAAGGTAGGTAGGCGAAGTAATGCCTTCGCCTACCTACGGATAGGGTTTTCGGATGGGTTTTGAGTAACAGCCTTATAGCCGACGCCTAACGGTTTCGACGGCTTATCTTCTATTCTACTTCTCTACTTCCACATCTACGACTTCCCCGCTCTCCGCATCTACGACCACCCGCGCCGTCTGACGGCCGTCACTGAGCTCAACCACCCACACGTGCTGCCCATCCTGGACATCGAACGTGGCAACAGTCTCAATGATATTGCCTCTGAGCAGCCCGCGTCGTTGCACCTCATCACGGGCGATACGGATGGCCGCGCGCGCGCTGATGAAACCTTCTCGTTGCTCAGCTTGCTGGGCCTCCTCGCGAGGGCGCTCACCCAGGGTCACCTCGATCTGCAGCTCTTTACCGTCCCGCAGCAGGGTAAGCTTCACCTTTTGGCCTGGAGCCGCCTTAGTGACCAGATAGCTCACCAGATCATTGAACTGACGAACCGGATTGCCGTCAATGGCGGTGATAATGTCTCCACCCGCCTTGATTTCATCGCCATCCAACCGTACTCGGCGCGTGCCGCCCTTGATCCCCGCCTTATCAGCCGGGCCATTGGGCGTCACATCCTGTACGTAGGCGCCCAGGGTGTTCTCAGGCAGGTCTAGCGCCTCGGCCAGCTCGGGCGTGACGCTGCTGCCGGCGATGCCTAGCCAGGCGTAACGGTAACGGCCCTCCCGAATCAGCGCCGGGACCACCCGCTCCACGATGGAGACCGGGATGGCGAACCCCACTCCGGAACTGGCGCGAACCGGCGATTCGATGGCGAAGTTGACGCCCACCACTTCGCCAGCTAAATTGAGCAGCGGGCCGCCGGAGTTGCCAGGGTTGATGGCAGCATCGGTCTGGATCACGTCAGGCAGGGTGTAACGGCCGCCAGTGGCTTCACCCACTGGGAAGCTACGTCCCATCGCGCTGACGATACCCACCGTCATTGAGCCCTCCAGCCCAAAGGGGTTGCCGATGGCCACGACGGTGTGCCCCACACGCAATGTCCCGGGCTTAGCTAATGGTAGTGGGCGCAACTCGACCCCCCTAGGCGGCGTGACCTTGAGCACGGCCAGATCGGACTGAGGATCAGTAGCAACCACCTCGGCTTTGGCCCATAGCCCGTTATAGAACGTGACGATCACCTGGTCCGCCTGGTCTACTACATGGTTATTGGTGACAATGTGGCCTTCGGCATCGTAAACGAAGCCTGAGCCCTCCCCACGCATCGGGATATCTGGCGTCTCGAAGGGGAAGCCGAATGGTAACGGCGCCGACGAGGCGCTGACCTTCTGGGTCACCTGGATGTTCACCACCGAAGGCAGCACCCGATCATACAGGTCGGCCAGGATCTCCTGATTGCCTGTGACTGAGATAACAGTGG contains:
- a CDS encoding BON domain-containing protein, producing MFGQPDVAHSGQDYEVLAKVRDRLYRFNPIREVGAPVGIEVREGVVTLSGWVKTFSHKKMAERLAAETEGVREVRNQLFCDDELIPAVARALAEDPRTVHNFPGVQVASYLGHVILTGFVANQEEWDIADDVVAHVPGVRSVDNRLHIAPAELERLQR
- a CDS encoding amidohydrolase codes for the protein MSPCQADLILFNGRVYTMDPALPFATAVATLGDRILAVGSDSEILHLRYQHTQLLNVRGEAVFPGFIDAHIHFAWWALHQQQVDLSDASSPEQAMARVAEQAAQIPPGTWILGGGFDRNAWPGAAWPTRQMLDAIAPQHPVMLHSHDHHSIWVNTLALRLAGVTAETPDPPGGRIVRDPITGEPTGILSESAVQLVQRAVPSPTLSEMIAAIREAQPLAWAAGLTSIHEIHDTDDMMAFRAFQELRRAGELGLRVCQHVPASRLETFVQAGVQSGFGDEWIRIGGVKFFMDGALGSRTADMLEPYIGEPDNRGVPVMDKKEMLEQALQASRAGLSVSVHAIGDRANRNILDVLEAVRRDEEINSRRRLRHRIEHVQVLHPADLPRLAQLDVIASMQPVHATSDMLAAERFWGPERCRLAYAWRSLLDTGARLAFGSDAPVEPFDVLAGIYAAVTRRRPDGTPGPNGWQPQERITVIEAVRAYTLGAAYASGEEAIKGTLTPGKLADMVVLSRDITACPAEEILSTRIEVTILGGQVVYRAPGNEAET
- a CDS encoding ParB/RepB/Spo0J family partition protein produces the protein MSAKRGLGRGLNALIGFTSTSADLTETGVIQVPIDAIGPNPRQPRHSLDPGMLAELAASIREHGLIQPLIVTRAPLGADVAYTLIAGERRWRAAKLAGLDEVPVIIREATPQAMLELALVENIQRADLNPLEEAAAYRTLMDEFGLTQEQVAARVGKSRAAVANSVRLLHLAEPVKEALGAGQISEGHARALLGLPDEPSQVTALDLVLRRKYNVRQTEELVRRMLTAAQVEADPEPEDAPWALETQALEEQLRMALGTRVSLSRSGQGGRLVIYFYSEEELQALYERLVR
- a CDS encoding AAA family ATPase, with the protein product MTTIYAFANQKGGVGKTTTVVNVGAYLAAAGYRVLLVDIDPQANATSSLGIVLSHSARSVYHALMGDTSLAEVIVSTKRPRLMVAPATPALAGAEVEMVEIAGRERLLARALSPVMAGFDFILIDSPPSLGLLTVNGLVAAQDGVIIPVQCEYLALEGLTRLLETIRLVRERLNPQLRIAGMVLTMYDARTNLSQQVVDEMRRHFPQQTFATVIPRNVRLGEAPSYGEPILTYAPSSAGAIAYAALTQEILARAGRLDTCESLPTSPEVLSQGGER
- a CDS encoding PfkB family carbohydrate kinase, with protein sequence MDFLVIGHITKDLQPEGFTLGGTATYASLTAHRLGRRTAVLTRSEPFVSQNGLYHGIEVRVLPSTSTTTFRNIYQGGHRLQFVSDVAAPITVADVPPQWLRPRIVLLGPVAQEVDPGLAAAFPHSLVGVVPQGWLRRWDSSGRVYPQRWDQAESILKAVRVLVLSEEDLGGDFSPLEEYKKHTEIVVLTAAWRGCTVYWRGEAYPIPPRPANEVDPTGAGDVFTAAFLIRLEETGDPLLSARFANVVASFSVEAPGVTGIPTREMVETWLAQHPI
- a CDS encoding GNAT family N-acetyltransferase; this encodes MEDGDRASMRMGGWELRILETPEEMREVEELQRQVWPGSDADIVPAHLLVTAAHNGGLVVGAFAGARLVGFVFGFPGLDTRVIPPRLKHCSHMLGVHPDYRDAGIGFALKRAQWQIVRHQGIDRVTWTYDPLLSRNAYLNIAKLGAVCDTYLRNVYGKMRDAMNAGLPSDRFQVDWWVHSPRVEQRMSGESRPRLGLAQYLEAGAALLNPSSFPDSPVPPPPTLELIWSQGCESRLSTVLVEIPSDFLALKAADPGLALVWRLRTRALFEALFARGFIVTDFLYESGPPPRSLYVLSLGTCTIL
- the menC gene encoding o-succinylbenzoate synthase; this encodes MKIERVVLYHLRMPLRSPFETSFGCIHERECILLAVHSEGLVGYGECVADRSPGYAYETTGTAWHILRDFLVPAILGRALAGPGEFQQRVAHVRGHPMAKAGLELALWDLRGRQEGRPLRELLGGQRERVEVGVSVGIQPSPEALVDVVGRYLAQGYGRVKIKIKPGRDVADAQAVRRAFPHIRLQVDANSAYTLETASTLRPLDELDLLLIEQPLAEDDLWDHSRLQSQFKTPLCLDESIHSLRHARQALEMGACRVINIKPGRVGGLSQAIAIHDLCRAHGVPVWCGGMLETGVGRAANLALASLPGFTLPGDISATDRYYEQDITYERFMLNPDSTIAVPSGPGLGVTIDSAALKRFTLAQIEMGGTD
- a CDS encoding ZIP family metal transporter — protein: MDHPILLGVLATIGTGLATGVGALPVLFTRNVSDRLLDGMLGFAAGVMLAATAFSLLVPAIELGGVWVTIVGVIAGALFLDAADRMIPHMHFVSGREGPSSTWRRVWLLILAITLHNFPEGLAVGVSFGSGDITSATIVAIAIGLQNMPEGLAVALPLVRERYSRWRALGYAAASGLAEPIAGLIGVGAVHLARPFLPFALAFAAGAMLFVVSDEIIPETHRRGYERVGTGGVILGFVLMMFLDNVFS
- a CDS encoding trypsin-like peptidase domain-containing protein, which codes for MWQTILQRKSVRMIAMALLVIALLAGVGLGGVMWGRSTEALAVAQTATQATPTVISVTGNQEILADLYDRVLPSVVNIQVTQKVSASSAPLPFGFPFETPDIPMRGEGSGFVYDAEGHIVTNNHVVDQADQVIVTFYNGLWAKAEVVATDPQSDLAVLKVTPPRGVELRPLPLAKPGTLRVGHTVVAIGNPFGLEGSMTVGIVSAMGRSFPVGEATGGRYTLPDVIQTDAAINPGNSGGPLLNLAGEVVGVNFAIESPVRASSGVGFAIPVSIVERVVPALIREGRYRYAWLGIAGSSVTPELAEALDLPENTLGAYVQDVTPNGPADKAGIKGGTRRVRLDGDEIKAGGDIITAIDGNPVRQFNDLVSYLVTKAAPGQKVKLTLLRDGKELQIEVTLGERPREEAQQAEQREGFISARAAIRIARDEVQRRGLLRGNIIETVATFDVQDGQHVWVVELSDGRQTARVVVDAESGEVVDVEVEK